The sequence CACAGACATACGGCGCATGTTTAGATGTGTTGATATTAATCCGATGCATGCCAAATTGCAAAATATATTGTGGAGGAGCAATCCTACCGAGCCTCTCAAATGTATACAATTAGATACTGTTACTTACGGGCAAAAAAGTAGTACATATTTAAGCACTCGATGCTTACTTGAGCTTGCAGATAGGTATGGAAGTGAGTACCCACTTGGAGCTTACATACTAAGAAATTGCACCTATGTAGATGATATGTGCTTTTCAAACTCTGATTTGAATGTTATAATTCAAGCAAAATTGCAATTATGTGAGTTGCTAAGTAAGGGTAGCTTCTATACACACAAGTGGGCATCCAATGATCAGCGAGTATTAGAGGGCATTCCTAATGATAAAAGGCAGTTTGATGACTTAGACTTCCAAAaagataatttatatttaaagactTTAGGTTTAAAGTTGAATATGCAAAAGGATTGCTTTGTTTTTTCCTGCCCTGAGGCCTTTAATAAGGAAAAGCCTACCAAAAGAGACATATTAAGTTATATTTCAAAGTTTTATGATCCGCTAGGTTTTATAGCGCCAATTATCATGAAGGCTAAGGCTTTCATGCAAAAAATATATGCTGAGAATATAGGTTGGAACCAGGTTCCTTCAGCTTTGCTGCTTCAGGAGTGGCGTTCATTTGCTTTTAAGTTATCTCAAATGGAGCCCTTCATTATTAAAAGGAACCTGAACATCCCCTCCAAGGCTCAATTGCAATTAATTGGGTTTGCTGACGCATGTAGCACTACGGGTTATGGTTGCTGTGTGTATCTTCGGGTGGTCGACGAACAAGGTAATGCTACGCtatcattactttgtgctaagtCTCGCATCAACCCCCGCAATAAGGGTACTCTAAGCATAGCCCGCTTAGAATTGTGTGCTATGTTGCTGTTATCGAAATTAATCACTCGAGTTTATGATACGCTAAAGGCGCAATTAAATATACAAGATGTATATCTGTTTTCTGACTCGCAAATCGCGTTAGCATGGGCAAAAACAGAGCCTTTAAGGCTCCAAGCTTTTGTTGCAAATCGGGTGAGGTTGATTCGAGATCTTACAGATAGATGGCGCTGGCTGTACGTCTCCAGTGAAGAAAATCCTAGCGACTGCCTGAGCAGAGGTACAGATCCAGATGAGCTGCGTCGCATACCTATGTGGCTGCATGGACCAAGCTTTCTACAGGACGGTAAATataattttgatgataaaactAGCCCTCCTGCGATCGATGACCTACCTGAATTGAAAAAGCAGCCCTCCAGTGCTAAGGTGACGCTAGTTACTCAAAAGTGTTCAGATCCTTATGATTTTTTGGAGAAGTTCTCTGATCTGAACAAAATGGTAAGGGTAATGGCTTATATAATGAGATTTTGCTCTAACTTGAAAATGAAAGACAAGAAAAATCTGAAATATCTCTCCGGTAAGGAGCTTCAAATGGCATTATTTCAGATTATAAAATATGAACAAGGCATTTATTTTAAACACGAAATTGACAGTCTCAAGACTAACTTAGAAAATGTTAAAGGTTCACTCAACTCGTTACATCCATTTCTTGACAATCAAGGTTTGCTGAGGGTAGGTGGTAGAATAAAAAACGCGAGTGTGTCATACTCTCAAAAACATCCTGTCATACTTCCGAGGGAATCTCGCATAACAAAGCTTATTGTAAAGCACGAGCATCTCAGGATGTTACATGCTCCGCCCCAGTTATTGATGTCAAgcttaaatgaaaaatattggaTTGTAAATGGTCTTAGCTATGTGAAACATATTGTTAACAAATGTTTACCTTGTTACAGAATGAAGGCTCAGTGTGCGAAACAGCTGATGGGTTCTTTGCCACCTGAAAGGGTCACAGCCTGCCGAGCATTCCAGAAAGTCGGCATCGACTTTGCAGGTCCCATAACAGTGAAGAATTCTCGCGTAAGAAGAGCTTTACAGACAAAAGGCTACATATgcgtttttgtttgttttgtgacTAAAGCCATACATCTGGAGCTCTCTTCGGACTTGACCACTGACGCTTTCCTTGCATGTTTCAAGCGATTTATAGCTCGCAGAGGCCTGCCGACCGACGTTTTTTGCGATAATGGTGGATGCTTTAAGGGGGCAAAGAACCAGTTAGTTGAGCTGTACAATTTAAGTTCTTCGCAAAATCATCAGACTCTGGTGCAATCATACGCGGCACAGCAACGTATTAACTTTCATTTCGTGCCAAGCTACTCACCTGTGTTTGCTGGTCTTGCTGAAGCTGCTGTGAAGAGTTCAAAGTACCATTTAAAGCGCATATTGCAATCTTATGTACTGACGTATGAACAGATCAATACAATTTTATGTCAGATTGAGTCTACTCTTAATTCTAGGCCACTTTTGCCTGTAAATGCAACTGATATTAATGATTACAGTTATTTGACGCCGGGCCATTTTTTAATTGGCACGTCTATGACATGTCTCCCAGAAGCAGACTTGACCGAGCTACCTAGTAATAGATTAAAATTCTGGGAAATCTGTAATAAGGTCAAAGGTCACTTTTGGAAGATATGGCATAAGTACTATTTAAATGCATTACAATGTCGTCCTAAGTGGCGTGATAGCCAACCAAACGTCAGGGTTGGATCCTTAGTAATCATGAGGGAGCCTAACGCTCCTCCCATGACGTGGCCTATGGCCAGAATTGTTAAAGTGTATCCTGGTGATGATGATAAGGTGCGCGTGGTAGACCTTTTGGCACCGAATAAAAAGGTGTACAAACGATCATTAAGTGGTTTCGCTGTGTTACCTATAGATTAATTTTGTTGTGTGTATTCTTATGCATTATATTGTAATTGTGCAGGTTAAGTTTAAACCTTAAaaaggttattatttatttcattacaaaCCCTCGAGTTGTAGGTACCTTATCTTGTTACAAAACTACTCAGAAGTTATGAGTGTTAATTCATTGTTTTTTCTTGTTTCTCAGCTTATAAGGATTTTGCTGTTATTCTTTTATGAATGATCTTTAACGCTATTAATAGCTTCTCTAGTTTGTAATTAACAAAATCATTTTAAGACTActctttattatttaattttgattgtAAACTTACATTCTGAAATGGATTATGCCATGATGCTGGGTTTACAGTCTATGCCTATTTAAGTAGCATGTTTTGGAACAACTTATAGTTATTTAAAGCGAAGGTTTTCGGCCCCGCCCCAGCATGTTGGAGGATCCAacagaaattaaaccttatttttgTCTATGTAGCGGTTGCTATGGAAACGTTTGGttacaatataaaaaatgtcttCTTGAATTCCTTCTTGATTCATACGTTGATGTGagtacataaaataaatggtTGTTCACCCGGCCACACATGGAATTATTATTTCTCGCCCACTAGAATCAGCTGCACAGCTCTACAACAGATTCCACGTCTGCTGATAGCAGCTGGATGTTGTCTAGCGTTATCAGATCGACGCGCGGTCGCCGACGCCACACGCCCGCCACGTGGGAATCGCCATTCATTACTGAGAAATTATACTTACAACATATTATATCGTACAAGGCTTATAAAACTGGCATTTACTTACGTTACGTTCATGTAAATCCTTCTGAAATTCCAACTATCCAGCGAAACTACTTACAAAACTATGATACTGATTTTAAAACGGAGGAAAACACCTTATTTCAAGAGTACCACTGTAAGGGGGCCAATGCAGGCATTTGTTTTGTACGTTTATAAGTACACCTGACCCTAGATCCAGCCAACCAACGAGAGTTTCTCTAGAGTCTTGTCTTTCTCAAGTTTTGGTCTAGAGTCTCGAGTGTCCGCAAAATAGACCAACGGTCAAATCAATACAATTGGGGCAGTTATCCCATGAGCTAATTCTAACTTGCTGTAGTTTTTCTTCTCGGCTTTCCGAAATTTTCATAACTGAATATTGTGACTTTGACAagcagggtgcgtagccgaatggcacaaacgctcacgaaacgcaactctagtagatatctatctctatcgctcatgcGTCTCGGCGCgagagagccagactacctttcgcggcgtttcgtttcgcgtcggagaaatgtcattcggctacggggcctgggacCAACATCGCTGTTGTCTGTCTTTCAACATTTCGATCTGTTGGGCTTTATTGCCTACAATAGTTATAATACAGATTGGAGAACTGGCGCAGGACGGTACTTTTAGTCCGGACTTCATGGTAGTGGATAATCCGATAGGATACATAAGTATCGTACTTATCGTAAGTACATTTATATTGAGAATAACCGAAGATGATTCGTAAGTGGTAATTTTTGTACTTAGGTACACTATCTGTATTGTAGTAAACTCAAAGCACAATCCATGTTGAGTCACAAACAGACAGTCAGGTTAAAATTACCTGTATTTAAAGCGAAAAGCATTCAATTATGCTAATTTTTATGGGTCTTTACGTGGCGTATCGACTTAAAAAGTTAAACATATGCTGCGTCCTAGCTTCATATTTTACAACCATAAAAACGTATATGGAGCAATATGTGCATAAATGTCAATATTTATCCGAGTTGGCCGCTGTATTCAATTTATACGTTTGCGCGCCtagcgcggcgcggcgcggcgcggcggccgGCGACCGCTCACAGCGGTATACCCGACTTATTACGTCCAGCATCGTAATTGTCGATTAATTATCCCGATTTCAATAAAACATACGACTCACAAGTGAAATTGTATAATTTTAGACCATAAATACTCACTAATATGGTATTACTGCCGCTGTGACTGTCGCGAATATTCTTCTATGCCGCACCCATTAAAATATACACATAAATGCATAGTCTCAACGAATCATGGTCACAAAATATGCGAAAACGTGATCGCATTTGTGATCCGATAAACAGGTCCTAAATGAAAAATGAGAGGCGCGGGTACGTGAAAGTATAATGTGGTCAAGTAGGTATTTTATGTGTTCATTAATGCAGGC is a genomic window of Leguminivora glycinivorella isolate SPB_JAAS2020 chromosome 6, LegGlyc_1.1, whole genome shotgun sequence containing:
- the LOC125227606 gene encoding uncharacterized protein LOC125227606 isoform X1, encoding MDKITCKLPQDKLNLDAINIPDGITLSDIDFHQPSEINLLLGGDIFFQVLLLEPVPGQQQESDEDPASPHPTIVNTKLGYIIGGALSRQQTSDKSKVTLLCTQCDSSLNESLQNFWKAESVPEPFCEGMSEHEQCERLFQDTTVLKDNKFQVDLPLKIPLSEVNDVLGSSFDMAYYRFISLEKRLHKNINLLSDYEKFIDEYVDLKHGHYIDFNQLDFENDPLYFASHHCVINDSSKTTRTRVVFDCSLQSNKKVSLNDILLNGGPVQKELFDIMLLFRLGDYTFSTDIRRMFRCVDINPMHAKLQNILWRSNPTEPLKCIQLDTVTYGQKSSTYLSTRCLLELADRYGSEYPLGAYILRNCTYVDDMCFSNSDLNVIIQAKLQLCELLSKGSFYTHKWASNDQRVLEGIPNDKRQFDDLDFQKDNLYLKTLGLKLNMQKDCFVFSCPEAFNKEKPTKRDILSYISKFYDPLGFIAPIIMKAKAFMQKIYAENIGWNQVPSALLLQEWRSFAFKLSQMEPFIIKRNLNIPSKAQLQLIGFADACSTTGYGCCVYLRVVDEQGNATLSLLCAKSRINPRNKGTLSIARLELCAMLLLSKLITRVYDTLKAQLNIQDVYLFSDSQIALAWAKTEPLRLQAFVANRVRLIRDLTDRWRWLYVSSEENPSDCLSRGTDPDELRRIPMWLHGPSFLQDE